CAGAGGTCCGCGAGTTGATAAGACAGACAGCGGTCGAATCTGGCGTCGTCTGAAGAATGGTTTGCGTTTCCCCAGGCAGGTGAAGCAGGGGATCTGGGTGTTATCTCCTTTGGTGCTGCCTGGCCAGCGCAGTGGTTTGGCGGCCAGATTCAACCGATGGAGTCTCAATGTCAGTTTGTTTATTGCTGATATAAAGCTCGATCTGCGTCGCCCTCTGCTGTGGACCTTCAATCCACAAACGCGCGCCTACCTGGGCTTAGGTAAGTTCCAGGCATCCGTGTATCTGTGCGTTGATCGTATTCAGGCACAGCCAGGAATGCCAGCTCAAATAATTGAAGCGGCTGAGCGGGATCTTTGCTCTTCGGTTGATGCTTTGTTCACCACATCTCCTCAGTTGCATCAAGAGCTTGGGCCTCTCAATGCCGGGAGTTATCCCTTCAGTAATGTTGCTGATGCTGATCACTTTGGCCAAGCTCATCAAGGACTCCTTTCCAAGCCTTCTGATTGGCCTCAGACTGAGAGTCCGGTTTTGATCTTTGTAGGAGCGATTGATGCCTACAAGCTTGATCTGAGCATGCTTGAAGCGCTCATGGAGCGCACACCGAAGTGGACATATCTCTTTGTGGGTCCGGTGGGCGAAACGGACCAAAGTACTGACGTTAGCAGCTGGAATCGCTTCTCTCATGTTCACCTTTTGGGTTCGCGACCGTATAGCGCTCTTCCCAGTTATTTGGCTCATGCGGATGTGGCTTTGTTGCCCCTTCGAGTCAACGACTACACACGTCATATGTATCCGATGAAGTTTTTTGAGTATCTCGCTGCTGGATGTCCCATTGTTGCCACCGAAATTCCTTCGCTTCTCGATCAAAAAGATGTGGCCATGCTTTGCAAGCCAGAGGTGAATGATTTCGAAGCGGCAATCCAATCTTCCCTTAATGGAGAGGGGGCGGACTTGGCGCAGCGGCTTGACCGTGCTGGTCAAAAAACCTATCGGCTGCGTACTCAATCGATGTTGGATCGCCTGCATGCTCATGGGCTGATGCCGGACGAGCCTTTCGCACCACAGGCTCCTACTTTTCACGAGATCCGCACCCTGTGGAGTCCCACCTATCGCTGGTCTCAGGCACGACTTGCTGCACTTCGCTTTCTGGAACCTTTTGGCGGTTGTGAAAGGTCAGAACGCTTTTTAAGGCGCTGGCTTCAGTGGGAACCGACCAATGTGGTTTTACTGAGTGATCTGGCCAGTCGCCGTTTGGCGAGAGGAGATAACACCGAGGGATGTCGTCTGATTGAGTTGATTTGGCAGCAAGACGGAGAGGCGGCGATTTTGCACCAGCTGCTGTTTCGTCGTGGATCGCGCCCCGGTAATCGTGTGGATCAACTTGCGCTGTTTGATGTATTGGCAGCCAGCAAAGTTTTGCCTCTTCATTACTCCGGTTACTGCCGAGTTGTGCGCACCTATCGGGCGATCGATGCGAAGGATTCGCTGGCTATCGAAAAAGGAGTGCAAGGTCTTGAAGAGATCCTCACTGTTTTGGAAGCCGATCCAAACACATACCGCTGCTTAAAGCCCAACCGGGAAAACAGAGCAAAGCTGCTCATCTCGACCCAACTCACAAGGCTGCGTGCCTTGATGGCTCTCGAGGATGTTGCGGCGCTTGACCAGGCATCGATTCATGTTCTGGCTAGTGCACGTCGTTATGACCCATTCGCGATCGATCGCAATACAGCCACGCGGATGACGCGCAACATCATGCGCAGTCTCACGATCGCCGCAGTGATGGCCTGGAATGCGCAAGATGCAAGTCGCTTTGATGCGGTCGTAGCTGAGATGGAA
Above is a window of Synechococcus sp. BIOS-E4-1 DNA encoding:
- a CDS encoding glycosyltransferase; the encoded protein is MADFVILSTADWDHPLWTNKQHVACALAELGHRVLYVDSLGLRGPRVDKTDSGRIWRRLKNGLRFPRQVKQGIWVLSPLVLPGQRSGLAARFNRWSLNVSLFIADIKLDLRRPLLWTFNPQTRAYLGLGKFQASVYLCVDRIQAQPGMPAQIIEAAERDLCSSVDALFTTSPQLHQELGPLNAGSYPFSNVADADHFGQAHQGLLSKPSDWPQTESPVLIFVGAIDAYKLDLSMLEALMERTPKWTYLFVGPVGETDQSTDVSSWNRFSHVHLLGSRPYSALPSYLAHADVALLPLRVNDYTRHMYPMKFFEYLAAGCPIVATEIPSLLDQKDVAMLCKPEVNDFEAAIQSSLNGEGADLAQRLDRAGQKTYRLRTQSMLDRLHAHGLMPDEPFAPQAPTFHEIRTLWSPTYRWSQARLAALRFLEPFGGCERSERFLRRWLQWEPTNVVLLSDLASRRLARGDNTEGCRLIELIWQQDGEAAILHQLLFRRGSRPGNRVDQLALFDVLAASKVLPLHYSGYCRVVRTYRAIDAKDSLAIEKGVQGLEEILTVLEADPNTYRCLKPNRENRAKLLISTQLTRLRALMALEDVAALDQASIHVLASARRYDPFAIDRNTATRMTRNIMRSLTIAAVMAWNAQDASRFDAVVAEMERLRQACHADRFDPISKKTQEDHRGFADAVVQMLQGCRWSSLDSSGRPSFRQLVDPVSLVYFPNLGRARVEKAEDFLLAISAN